The sequence below is a genomic window from Wyeomyia smithii strain HCP4-BCI-WySm-NY-G18 chromosome 1, ASM2978416v1, whole genome shotgun sequence.
CCTGGGAAAAAGCGAAAAGTCGTAAATCAGGCCGAAACCGCAGGGCCTTCACGTTAGCATGCGGAGTTCGACATGAATGGGTTCACCATGAATGCAACGAGTTTCGTCGATGAAACGACGAGTTTCGTGCGCTAATCAGTGCGCGATCAGATTTAAAAAGGTGGGAGGCAGCCGTCCATGAGGAAATGGATTGTCTCAAGCGGAATCGAATGTGCTCGTTTGTAACGCTTTCTGAAAGACGAGTACCGATCACGTGCAAATGGTTATTCAAGGTGAAGCAAAACGAAGCCATTAAGAAGGAGCACTACAAGGCGAGGCTCGTGGCACTAGTAAGGAAGCAGGATACGATTACGGTGAAACGTATTTCCCTGTTGCGCGTTTAGACATCATACGAGCTGTTCTCATTGCAGCGAACGAAGTGGATGACAGTGCACCAGATGGACTTGAAGGCAGTCTCCTCAATAGTTGGCCGAAGAGATTTTTATGACCCAGTCAAAGGGATTCGAGCAAGGTAAGAATTTGGTGTGCCGCCGCAAAAACTCACTAGGGTCTGGAATGCGAGGTTCCATGCCTTTGTGGAGCGACTCAGGTTCACTAACGTTCCATGTCTCTACGTAAAGGAATCCGGGAGCAAAGAACCGTTCAAATCAGCCAGAAAGGATTCCTCGAAAGATTATTTTTGAGCAACGCTGTGTGTGACGGAATCTGgctggtttgcccagaaattctcgatgagatgcagttcgactgatagagctgtcaatttttttctgctaactCATGTGTTACTATGTTTGACGCTGCATGGTtaatttcgtcagtgcgtgtgaaggttaACCCATGAAAACTCGACATTTTTGTCGTCACATTAACcgagtaccgtgctggatcgaaatccgtacacctaagcacatgataatctttgacggtcaatataaaatcaagagatTACATATTGCTTTGAACTGACATGCTTACCTATAGgtttacttatattttatcactattttcaagcaaaatgatctAAATTACtctgaaattcgaaaaaatcatgtttgaaataaacatgttttgaatcgaaatctgTGCGCAGTTTTTCGTCGCACGCACGCACGCATTATAGACTGGATTAAAGTCCGTACAGCAATGAATCAAAATTCGTATAGATAAAGTAGtacaaaatgaattttatttttcaatttatctttaaatttacgaataaatatattgtgACGGTCAATTAGTTGCTAAAGTTTGACAcggtttgacaatttttatatcagctgaaatagtgcagttttctgagcaaaacatggtttttaaaaaatgttaatcgttgtccttcaaattttaaatgaagaataaaaaactgctcgaaatgccttggtatacatgggcgaactgtcatttaagaaaTTCCgcgcagttttttattcttcgtttaaaatagaaggaaaacgatacattttttttgaaaatcacgttttgctcagaaaatgcggCTTTCTTCTAATGATACTTAAAAATTGGAATAGCTTTAGGTCCCAATTGAATGATTcgacataaaaaacataaaatttttctcaaCTAACAGCTACGAGACGCCTTCTTCCAGGCCCAGATTTAaggagggggcaaatgccccgggccgcACGATTACTATGCCCATGCATGGCACCCATTTCATGATCCAAATCTTCCTCTCCAGCAGTAAAGGTTGGTGGAACTTCTTTTGATTGTGATTTGTAGCCATTCGTTACGGCATTCTTTATCGTAGTCACCAGAACGCCAGAACccctcgaagcttcccggtaccaCTTTCTCTCGCGCACCTCTGTCACAGCTCTTTCGGAATCGTTTTCCGAATATTTATGCTTTTCTTCCATaaaatgctaaaaacaaggATGGAAGTTCAACAATATGATACatatgatacacacgctgtacgaaTTTCGATTCAAGCGATTAACAGGGTTCAAAATCCgcacggcacagtttttgatgaataaatacaatttgcactatttaccagacaatatacagctcgaaaatgacaaagacttaccttttcaattgatttcaaaaagattcacagagtaaaacacttatatcccacttgaaaaacgtttttatctgaatTACGTTTCCTTAGTGAATTCACTAACAAtgcgacgaaatgacaactggaaccgatacacgattgatttttcatttttaatatttttatttcatggcctactggcgcatagtttaatttaacagaaagcCAACGATGTAatggacatgtacatgtaactgtcatatgaattttcatttttataatgcttaaaaatgaagaaaaacatcaaggtgtacggatttcgatactatacgggtttcgatccagcacggtacaatATTCTTCTTATCGTCAAGCTGATAGTTGAAGATGAcgagaaaatatatataaataaaaaatcggctcgattatccgaagcattccgaataatcgagtccgaccttcTTGATAAAATATATAAGATTACCAGAAGATAGtatgttaaaaacaaaattcaatacgATTTGATTACTAACTGCAGAATAGTAGGAATCCGAAGCAAATCAACAGTATATATCTCCACATCGTGAGCAAAATAGTGTTGTCAATCAAGTAATTAAAAGTGGAGGATAATAATTATCGGCAGAACAAAGACCGTTGACTTATTTCATAAAGGTTATTTCAAACGAACTATTGTCCTTCGCGGTTAGGTGTGATGTGTCAGTTAACTCATATTTAATTCCACACCTTTCGTGTATACCGATCATTTCATCGTGGAACGGTCAACGAATCGGTTCAAGATGTTGCCTAAAATTCGCCAGTTTTTCCCGCTTTTGCGAACACTCCGCGGAAATATCTTTAAACTTGAGACGGATACGGACTATTTCTACCTGCTGAAACCGCTCGAAATTTTCATTGGTACACTTTctcatgagtttttttttatcaaaggtaatttgtgcaaaaaaattctaGGCTATAACATGCAATCCTGGACCGCAGTGCAACGCTTCTGTTGGGCTTCAATGATCGCACTTCTTGTGTTTTCCTTTTTGCACCTGTCATGGCACGTGATAAGCATCTTCATTAAGTGGCAAAATTTGAATTACTTTCTCGGAACGATTGGAATGTGGTTGACACATTGTATAGCGCTAGCGCAGGCTTACGTGATTCGTTCCACCCGCCCGGATCACAGCGCCGTACGGGAGTTTATCAACGGGCGTCAGAATTGGACGAAAAATCGCTCGCGCAGTTGGCACAAACGCGTCGCGGCCTTTCGGATCAACGTTTGGTTCACTTTAATATCTTTCAGCGTTTGTACTGTGAATGTGATGGGTTTCTTTCTGACCGGAACCTACCGGAAACATATCGTGGAGTTGGATTTAGGTGCGGATTATGAGTTGGTTTCGGAGACTATTAAAAAACTAGGTTACGTGAGGATTATCACGGCCGTAATAATTTCCACGATGAACTTCGTTTGGATCAATACGATGCTGAATGCGATGTTGGTTGAGCTGGAAATATTGGTGGATATTTTTGAGGAGCTCGCCACCGCCGGTGATGATTTGATGAACGAATTTCGTATTGCAGTACAAAAGCATCGGCAGTACTTTGACTTTGTTGGCCAAGTGCAACACATAACATCGCCCTGTTTCTTGATTCAGTACTATCCGACACAGATAATTCTCGTCACCGTGATTGTGTTGTTCCGCTATGACCGAGGTTCCGGTTTCGAGTTAGGCTATCTCATGCATGGGGTTTTGCTACTTTTGCAGTTCTGGTACATTTGTAACTACGTTGAAAACCTCGAGAGtaaagtaagtttttttttatgttgtcaaaaaaaatacagcattttttttttcatttcaaaacaGTGCGACCAGATAGGAGAAATCATTTACAACCGACCCTGGTACGCAGAGCAGCACCGTAGAATGATCCGTTCATACCTATTTATTATAGCTCGAAGCCAGCACGGATTGCGCTTCAAGTGCGGAGGATTTTTCTACATGTCCATGGAATCGCTAGCCGATCTGCTGCGCATGAGTAGCTCCCTGCTGGCGTTTATAACGAGCTTTAAGTAATCAAAACAATACTTGCAATAGTTATGGAATTACCACAACTTAGCATAAATTGTTGGAATAAAGTTGTTTTAAAAGCACAATTTACTGCACTCTGTTCGTAGGTGTTGGAGTTATTCGATGCACATAATTGAAACACAAAATGATCCAATAAAAGGTTCGATTTTCGATTACATCTAGTGTAGGAGACCCATTCTTGTTTCTCAAAATGCTTTTCTGTAAAGAATTTCGATTCTGGCAAAGTGAAAAACAGATTCCTCGTGCGTCCAACCGCACAAATCGCACCACAATAGACTTGGCCAATTGCAGATTTAAATTGAATAATTCACGCTGACGTCGCTCAAAGACGGACAAAACTGCGCCACACGATCAGCACCAAGCTACTCTATCGCAGCACGCTGCTAGACAACCAAAACCGTTCTAGAACTTGTCATGGCTCCACAATTGTTAGTTTTCtcaaaaactaaaacaaaactttaaaaCCCCAGAATAAAGTATCAGTTTGGGGGGCGCATCAAAACAATCCGCAATTCGAACCGATACGGTAGCGGGTACTTCTTCGACCAAACCTGGTCCCATGATTGAATCAATTCCCGTGCGGGCACGTTTATGGGCAAGATGAAGACGATGATCGCACGATAATTCCTATCGCCGATGTTGGGGCCCCATTGTTCGGTGATCATCGTCGCAATGCCGCACGGGTTGTCGCCTAGAGAACGCCATTAGGTCCATCAGAGGAGGACAAATGTGTACAGATTTTTATTCACTTAAATTGGATGGAATTGCTCGCGCGTATTGTTACCCAGAATGCAATAAATCTTTCCGGCCGGCATCCAGCAAGGCGCATCGATCACGTTTGCTCAAAACTAGCCACTTTACGATAAATGAAATTAGGTGACATCGCAGTacattacacacacacacacacacacacacacacacacacacacacacacacagacacatgaTCGAGTTCGGTTGGGCGCTAAAGATCATTTCATAATGAACTGAACTTCCTGTTTTCCGCTCCACAAGTTGCATTATTGTGTGGTGGCAATGATGTGCGAAATGGAATTGGTATGCAAATTGCATCAATGCAAATGGATTCGACTTATCATCGCCTCCGGATGTTTGGAGAAAGAAGGGGACGAGTTTTACTTGCCTTCTTGCTTCACTGTAGAGACCACGAAGAGAGAGAAATTTGGCTTGTAGTGTGCGTTTTGCGGTGTGGCAGCAGCCGAATTAGGAATGGTCGCAGAGCTTTTTTTCTCGGATGATTGAGAAAAAGTGTAAATGCTACAGGGAAATCTGGTTCTGATGTCTCTCATCTTCGGGAGAGATTATCGTCATTGTCGTGGCATTGTGAGTGTGGAAAGTTGCCGAAAAGACTGATGAAAGTTGCAGGGCAAACCGAAAAGCTGTCCCTAGCAATTTATAGAGTGCCAACAGTGATTAAACCCGATAGGATGGGGGACAACATCGGACAATGTGCTTTAAAATTCCATCAAATATTCACGAGCCTTTCCGATTATTAATGTTTTATTCCGTGGGACTTTCCTAGCTGCTCTATCATTATGCATATGTGCAGTTATGAAGTCGGTAAATATTGTGATCGACAGCTCGTTTGAGCTTTGTGATTATAATTTCTTGTTTGATGGGGCTGTTGCATATTGGGGGCGTAGCCACGTGAGGACTTTCTTGGGTTCAATcgtaaagaaaaataattaggaATCTGAATAAATAACAATAAGTTGGTGCTTGTATGTCACGATGTCAGTTTTATATaccataaaaataaataaaattaactgGAAAAGCTAAAAGTCGTAGGAAACCAACTTTGAACTTTTCTCGCCTTTCAGATAACCTACTATGATATTAGATTACGTGCGGTAGACAACAGAACGTCGTTGTTGAGGCGGTTGTTAAGTAAACAAGAATGTTTTAAAAACTGTGTACTGAAAAAGCCGATTTATTTTCGAACCATTGAATCTTACAAGAAAAGAAAAGTACGTAAGAGATGACGTTTTAATACCGTACTGCgacaaatttcgaacacttaatctgtgatgtaacttcttgcactagaaatcaacgaaaaatgaacTTTCTTATCGATTTCAAAGGTTTagcatattatttattttattgttgttgcaattaagtgctatttatacagatttaaaCACGTTTTGTTAATGAAAAAGGAGAATTTAGAAATCGGCTtcgattcaaattccgaacacttcaacgtaatcgctaagagatagataggcaaaccgtctgaatactgactgtcactttttccaACGCCTGCCGATTCCCTGGAGGTGGCCCTACAGTAAAAGCTGTACGTCCCAAGGAACGAAAAGGTATACAATAATCATTCTTTCTATTACACTAGCGCtaataattggatttttattgtaaagtgttcgaagtttgagactgtccGAAATTCGAATCAAAACGATATAGCGTGCTCTTCTGTTTTCAATTTCCCGAGCGTCTCGCGTTTACGTTTTCTGTCTGTAAAGTTCATGGTCGGTCATGGAAAATGTTGTTGCATAGGTCTCGAATATCTGTGCTTTCCACAAGAAGCTGGTCATTGTCGTACTTGAGCTATAACTCATCAGGCGACATTTGAATtgctggaataaaaaaaaactaaactttgAGTCATCTCTTATCTGAACACAGTGTTTATTTTACTGTGCTTTCCACAAGAAGCTGGTCATTGTCGTACTTGAGCTATAACTCATCAGGCGACATTTGAATtgctggaataaaaaaaaactaaactttgAGTCATCTCTTATCTGAACACAGTGTTTATTTTACCGCAGCGCTCCTAGTGGGCGGATCTGGAATGGTTTGACAGCCTAATGTTTATTTTCATACCAAAATAAAGTTCAAATCTGCTCGCAAATCTGGGTTGGTCGGTTTTTCGCAATCATATGCAAGATAGAGTGGAATATTCTTAATGGGTATTTTTCGATATGAAACGAATGTAAAATTAACCACTATAGAAACAATTTCTAAACTGAGCTCGTTAGAAAATCTTCTGCAATATTAATCACATGTGCGTTAGAAATTTCCGATAATATACTTCTGAATCATCTTGAATTGAGTTTTTCTAATAATAGTTTGACCAGAGATTATTACTCCTCTAAAATCCCTCTGTGTTTGTTTGTCACTTTTACTGTGCTCTAGAAGGATTTTTCTTGgatttttgatcattttcgttttattgtgtaaaaaaaacattatttgttatatttggtatttagttttgtttaattttatcacCGTTTTAGTGTCATGTTAGTTACTTCTTTTAGCTTCACTTTAATGCTTCTCAGGATTTTTGGCAGCACGGCTGACTCTAGTGCAAGTTTGAATTATTCGCTCAATCAAAATTTGTATTTAACATGTTTTGCCATCGATTTCCTCGGTGAAACTATTGTGTTTTGTTTAAGGAGAGTTACTGCATGCTGTTGAGGCGCTCGAATATGCAACGGATTCAGCGAGTTCAGTAGGATAAGTAACATTATTTTTGGGGATTTGtgatattttgaaactcaaacATTCACCCACTAGTGCAACTTTCGACTGCCTACCTTACTACTGCCGCATGAACCAACATCGTCGGAATGAATGTGTATTATGGGAGTTATGACAACGGGCGTCTTCTTAATGATCTTTTTACTGATGGAGGAGTACATTTTTATCTATCTTTCTCGCATCTACCTAGCCATTCgcgtttggaaatattttttatagtttGCATGTGATAAGCGCTGAGTAAGCGAGGGCCGCGTAGGTGACAGTTTGATATTGCgcccctttttgcctttctcctagaaaggtatagcaatcactgaaaaaaaccaaaggtataaaagtgctccaaagggtcgaatctcgtacaTCAATCggcttagttcgacgagctgagcattttctgtatgtgtgtgtgtgtgtgtgtatgtatgtaacggtctcccaatctcgctcgattttctcaaagatggctggaccgattttcatgaaactaattgcaaatgaaaggtctagttgccccataaaaccccattgaatttttttgtaatcgcatttttagtttcgagattatgtatcaaaatgtgaaaacagcaaaacttcattatctcagaaactacaaaccgatttgaacaaaattggtatcaaaagaacgggcttgttttttgaaccatttgtgaaataattttataatgattggacatgtagttcaaaagttatgcaaagaaacgtgtttcaaacactgtttaaactcactcacttttctcagagacggctggaccgattttcacaaaattagtgtcatatggaaggtcttgttgccccataagacccaattgaattttattgttattgtactttaactttgtccgttatgaataataatatgaaatcaggctatgacaagaaacatgtttctaggactgtttgaactcacccacttttctcagaaatggctgtaccgattttcacgaaataagttgcaatagaaaggtctagttgttttataaaaccctattgaattttattataatcggactgtaactttggctgttatgtatcaaaatgttaaagttatgaaactccattatctcagaaactacacaaccgatttgaacaaaataggtatcaaatgaacgggctgtctttaaaacccctaaatagCTAATTTTAtggtgattgaacatgtagttcgaaggttatgaaaagaaacgtgttcagaaaacttcatcaaattcactcgttttgccaaagatggcatcactgatttcaacaatcttagttttaaattgaaggtttagttgctttatgacAAGTTGACAAAATCGACAAAATGGTGCTCTAAAGCTtacaatagttgccctagaatttaaaaatttacaggaaaagctataatttttcattttttcttagattgaccttcggggcaacatttgtgttggccagtgtaatcggactttaattttatccattatgtgttaaattgcaaaaatattgataatctcttctttcaaaggTTACACGACTTGTTCAAAGAAAACAGGTgacgcaaattcggatttcaaaatgaagtatgaagttgattcttggtctctgagcatcatcccgggtactggaaaactcacattgggtaatgtttgtcccttttagactggtagaaaccagaagctactgtctagaaatttaaaatggcgtctgaagatgatttctggcctcagggtatcatactgcttccccaaatcgtattggatgatatttgtcactttaggctgttgatcggaaactgtcgccatcttcgccatagaaatacccagattaggcagttcggcaattttatgatggatttcatgattttatgattatcaggcaaccagaagtggtcatctggattgaaaattgggttttaggtcggattctggtcactgggtataatccaggtttcaaaaacccatattgattggtatttggccattcattagATGCCtttcagaaacgatcagtaatatcaactgtgTTATAGAActtcaatttcactgataagatcattcaaataaatgtataaggaacaacatttaattatacattagtatatgagtacagatcgattataccacaatcaaaaacaaaatcgcatcatatagttgaaagaatttaatgttattttcatgtatatgtgttaatttatattcatatcgtcggtttcgtgcaacactggcacaactcaaaaaacatagtttcgagaaaaacgcgtttgaaaatttgcatcaaaaatttatttttcgattttcaagaaaactttgaaggttaccaatccttattaaacatctttgggtctattatgcacatattacgtaCTCACGtagtccaagttaaaaccttattttcactaattttatgcagaaatttcgatttgtgaagcaaaggcacttctactcataactctggatctGGAAttattgtgattttcgaaattggatttcgtgtgatgaaacttaacagtactTGGcgtcgtttgccatcaaaaactcaaaaatgcaaaattttgagttgtgccagtgttgcacgaaaccgatgatatgttaaattttaaatgttcggtatagttgtgctgttggctaccaaaaatttgttgtttagaatgaataacaaatccagcagaaataatcaaggtgtattttttaagtgttggagtaaatcttttttaacaaattataagttcgaaggagaaaggcttggtctcaccgctaggtggattaatttcgttttttttaaaacatcattgaacataatcagatagctcagtaagattgagaatTAGCTAcctaatgtcttcagcaaagttttttgtaatgttattttggaaaactttgccaaagacggcgataaaaatattgatttttagagaagatattctttttatctcacttgtaaGGGAATTAACcacggatctgttaatgtccaaagaaggatctttttttaatctaaaactttcccgaaggCAGTATTGCTCTAGAATGTAACGTTcacgagaaaatgacttttgaccacctcTTTTCATTTCTAGACCACAGTGCCACGCGAGACAATTAGTGTAATGGGagtccggacatgttcagcatTGCTGTGTAGTGCTATCTGCCGGTTTGTGAAAGgtagtatatagtatatagtgaaacaaataattattttattctttGGCTGTATTTTTCCTATTAGGTGATTATCAAATGTATTAAATGAATCCGGTATCATTCATTTTTCTCCACAGGGTGAATAATATTATCCGTGTTCAATGTTGTAGTCACTACTTTATTCtttcaatattaaacaacaacatatttatacaatatgTAGATACATCAGCATGGTTTGTAATATTTACATCACAAACTCGAAATGTCCACCCTTGGCTTGAACGCACACCTTCAATCGTTTAGGGTAATTATCGACGATGAACGATAGTTCTTCCACAGATGTGGCTTCCCAGGCTTTGATTAGACTAGCTTTCAAATGATCCAATGATTTGTGTGGTTTAGTACAGGCTCTGGATTCAAGAATAGACCATCTTTAGTTAAATATCTCGGAAAAAGTCTGCTACAGAGTTCCGGCGTTTTTTCGCTCCATGCGATGGAGCCCAATCTTGTTGTaatcatgcttgtcttttctcctcagagaacctctagagtgcaggagaacatcttgcactgcggaaacaactgccgtcacactaaagagcaaatgtATGCAGTAAGAGCAAGTGTATGGTATAAtgatgatgtgtgtgtgtctatgatatggtatgatttgtgtgtgtgtgctgtgtatggtttttaactcggcacgatctgctaactgctgaatccggttcacgaaattcacaactcttcattagtagacattataactcattacccaagtaaaaatattggttttatcaaagttttatagcgctcaatacagccaaaaaagccaTGGTAATGTCCATTAAGTTTTACCGAAATGTACAGGTGTCCAAGGTGCCACTGTGTCGATGGGAAACGATTTGAAAAGGGTGACGAATTAGTTtctcttggtacgcttgtgacatgtgacaacgatatgagccgtgaagtgaaacgacgagttacagctgcgaacagggcctacGGACGGACTACGTTTCCAGCTAAAGTCCCGTAGTTtgtaaactcgcacaaaactagcgctgtataggacgctgatactcccggtggccctttacggacatgaagcatggacgctggaGGAAACTAATCGACAAGCGCTCGGAGTTtatgagcgtaaagttctgcgatcgatacttggcggtaaactgaaAGATGgaatgtggcgcagacgcatgaatcacgagttgtgcCAGgtgtacaaacatgctgatatagtggagGTAATGTAGCGGGGCAggttcagtgggctggacatgtagccagaatgccagaCGAAAAAGATGCAAAAACTATCTTCaatagagaaccaggaagaggccgtcgacttggcggtaggcctcgcacgcggtggatgtgtgcggtggaagaagatgcacgatctgctggtgtgcGAGGAGaatggagaacggctgcccaagacagaagaagctggacatccctaattcgttcggccctagaccggtgaacggttcgttagccaacaaagtataGTAAAGTAAGTTTTTATACCAATTTGAGCCTGCCCTAACGCTTTGAACCTCGAATGGAAATAAAGTGTTAGGGATTTTTGCATTTGCATGAtattagacatcattatcttaaAATTATGTTGATTGATGTAGTtgagtttcgggttttcaaacccaaacccgacctaaaCCCGAAATTTTTAACCCGAACTCGAatatttttcggtcaaatatcgACCACAGACGCTATGTTTGAATCCCGGCTTAATACCAATTTCCAGAATTAGAATAATACCCAGATGCCAGAGAAGTactccacatgccattttgaaatccatcaTGACAACAGCCAAAACTGTCTAAGCACTATGCAATATGAGCATTTCCAATCATTCTTATTGATGCACATAAGCCAAAAAGTGTTATATCTAATATATCTAGCCGATGGTAGCAGTGATCATGAGCTCCTACAAGCCaaaaatttacctcagacatcagttttaattctTACAGCCccaaaatggtcgatttccacCTCAGTTGGGTactcgagatgatgcatagaaggtAAGAAtcgaccctggacaccattttgaattctaaaatggTGACTTCGGGATTCTGGGAAACAGCACAAAACGACTGAATACCACCTGGGTGTTTTCGGGATAAGATTCAAAATTTGCAGTGGACAGAAATTGacttcacatgccattttgaaatcctagATGACGATTTCCAGAAACaacccagtcaacattttcatacgtataataatgttCTGATTCCAATATACGCACTCATATGTATCATACAAACTCGCAATTGATGCGCAAAAACAGCATATACGTACtattttggaggcgatatacgtaCTGAGGAATAATGGTATGCAATTCATTGATATACGTATTAATATACGATAATATCCGATAgaaagtgatttgtttcacacTGTTTTACAACTCTAAGCTTACAATCGTAAATCGGTAAGACTCCACCATGATAAACAATTAAAGATGAATTTTTGCGCATGATAAAAAGCGTgttatacgatttcgacttcgttGAGCTACAT
It includes:
- the LOC129719278 gene encoding uncharacterized protein LOC129719278; its protein translation is MGFFLTGTYRKHIVELDLGADYELVSETIKKLGYVRIITAVIISTMNFVWINTMLNAMLVELEILVDIFEELATAGDDLMNEFRIAVQKHRQYFDFVGQVQHITSPCFLIQYYPTQIILVTVIVLFRYDRGSGFELGYLMHGVLLLLQFWYICNYVENLESKCDQIGEIIYNRPWYAEQHRRMIRSYLFIIARSQHGLRFKCGGFFYMSMESLADLLRMSSSLLAFITSFK